A single genomic interval of Nitrospirota bacterium harbors:
- a CDS encoding Uma2 family endonuclease, whose translation MSVMAQVRFNYEDYCSLPEGKRYEIIDGGLHMTPAPTTKHQHIAKKIAMSFVDQVEKTGQGVVFFSPIDVYLSDEDVVQPDVLAVEKNRVKIIQEKYVRGAPDIVVEIISPEHSERDRVAKKKLYFKYGVKEYWIVDPEARSIEVLVWENAGYNLKGSFTTGTANSSVFPSLSVNHSDIFAK comes from the coding sequence ATGAGCGTGATGGCGCAGGTCCGGTTCAACTATGAGGATTACTGCTCGCTTCCGGAGGGCAAGCGGTACGAGATTATCGACGGGGGATTACACATGACACCAGCACCAACAACCAAGCACCAGCACATAGCGAAGAAGATCGCCATGAGCTTCGTTGATCAGGTGGAGAAAACAGGGCAAGGCGTGGTCTTCTTCTCCCCCATCGATGTCTACCTCTCCGATGAAGACGTCGTCCAGCCTGATGTCCTAGCCGTTGAAAAGAATAGAGTGAAGATTATTCAAGAGAAGTATGTTCGCGGGGCCCCGGACATCGTTGTGGAGATCATTTCGCCGGAACACTCTGAGAGGGACAGGGTTGCGAAAAAAAAGCTCTACTTCAAGTACGGCGTCAAGGAGTACTGGATCGTTGACCCGGAGGCGCGGTCGATTGAAGTGTTGGTGTGGGAGAATGCCGGTTACAATCTCAAGGGAAGCTTTACAACCGGCACGGCGAATTCGTCGGTATTTCCTTCCTTGTCAGTCAACCACTCAGATATTTTCGCGAAGTAG